A genomic segment from Chitinophagaceae bacterium encodes:
- a CDS encoding T9SS type A sorting domain-containing protein, with protein sequence MKHFYKKARLFLLIISSLVATNVFAQINEGFTTAIPLPTGWASQNLSGPTIGSTGWFQGNTTVFNAYNGAPTSYIAANFNNVAGSGTISNWLFTPEVPLANGNIISFYTRGTGSIFPDRLQLRLSTSGSSVNAGTSETSVGDFTTLLLDINSTYATYPDTWTLFTVTLSGLAGPTTGRFAFRYFVEDGGPAGNNSDYMGIDQVTYGASCSGTPTPGNTLSTTTTACPGVPFTLSLQDPGGLGITYQWQSGPSATGPWTNITGATTATYVTNTSSAIFYQCVVNCGANSATSTPVGITMNPPSSCYCIPPTTAFNCTDDDVMTNVTFGSSLNNTSACSTNGYGDYTSTIPATDITAGDAAPISVTTEDSWTEAVGVWIDYNQSGTFEASEFTSLGTTAAGSGGIHAGTINVPGTALTGVTRMRVRVQFSTLFTGGNACNALAFGETEDYLVNILPCIPVTVTEQPTSQSTACGQDASFHIGLAGSSPSVFWEYRTSASANWQNVPNSAPYSDVNTATLLITNAPGSINGYQYRAVYQGGCAAVDFSSVVTLSITPLNPVVNPPSANICSGTIQQLSLTNTVSSVQTTTFVATGLPVNIPDNTFPITNALAVPIQVSGIPAGSIIQNIGIKFTLPHTWVGDVVMNLQAPNNTSLSMFALLDNASGSNGTANFTNTTIDSISTTAISGAPAPRTGSFGAERWLITNPSFGNIATTNTTWAGLLSTINGTWNILVADLGGGDVGSVNAAELFITYTAPNFAQGVWTGPAGTIFTDASATTPYTGTPATTVYVLPTAAGVNNYNVSFSTATCQSTVATVPVTVNEAISGTSTVDNQAACDGSSVTFTASEPEGGSIINHQWYLSTNGGATFTALSNGGGYSGVTTSSLSISSINPDMNGYVYYDSMYVPICNSVLQATAGTLTVYPNPTLVVAANPYSALFPGLTTTLSVATSPNAAESIEWIYDGSVAGTQANLPVDVDHLGNYYAVVEDVNGCMATSASYTIRDSATATLFIYPSPAPNGQFNVRYHSITNQGGRTLNVFDSKGARVYSKIFTIFGPYTNMPVNLSNLSKGIYTVELADRGGKRIKTGRVLVL encoded by the coding sequence ATGAAACATTTTTACAAGAAAGCAAGGCTGTTCTTATTAATCATCAGCAGCTTAGTTGCAACAAATGTATTTGCCCAAATAAACGAGGGTTTTACAACGGCAATTCCTTTGCCAACCGGCTGGGCCTCTCAAAACCTTAGTGGACCAACAATTGGCAGTACCGGTTGGTTTCAGGGTAACACTACTGTTTTCAATGCCTATAATGGCGCACCTACTTCTTACATTGCTGCAAATTTTAATAATGTTGCAGGTTCGGGAACAATCAGTAACTGGTTGTTTACCCCGGAAGTTCCATTAGCCAATGGAAATATTATTTCATTTTATACCCGTGGTACAGGAAGTATTTTTCCTGACAGGCTCCAACTACGTTTAAGTACTTCAGGCTCCAGCGTTAATGCAGGAACATCTGAAACTTCGGTTGGAGATTTTACCACTTTGCTTTTAGATATTAACTCTACTTACGCAACTTACCCGGATACCTGGACGCTTTTTACCGTAACACTTTCAGGTTTAGCCGGGCCAACAACTGGAAGATTTGCCTTTAGATATTTTGTGGAAGATGGCGGACCAGCAGGTAACAATTCTGATTATATGGGAATTGACCAGGTTACTTACGGCGCATCTTGCAGTGGCACGCCAACTCCTGGAAACACCCTATCTACAACAACTACAGCTTGCCCCGGTGTTCCTTTTACTTTATCATTACAAGATCCAGGTGGCCTTGGTATAACTTATCAATGGCAATCGGGCCCATCTGCTACCGGCCCATGGACAAATATTACCGGTGCTACAACAGCAACTTATGTTACCAATACGTCAAGCGCTATTTTCTATCAATGCGTAGTAAACTGCGGTGCCAATAGTGCAACCTCAACACCAGTTGGAATTACGATGAACCCGCCATCATCCTGTTATTGCATTCCTCCAACCACTGCTTTCAATTGCACCGATGATGATGTAATGACCAATGTTACCTTCGGTTCATCTTTAAATAATACATCTGCTTGCTCTACTAACGGATATGGTGATTACACTTCAACCATACCTGCAACAGATATTACTGCAGGTGATGCAGCGCCTATTTCTGTAACTACCGAAGATTCCTGGACAGAAGCCGTGGGTGTATGGATTGACTATAACCAAAGTGGTACATTTGAAGCCAGTGAATTTACATCTTTAGGTACAACAGCCGCTGGCAGTGGTGGCATACATGCAGGTACTATTAATGTACCAGGCACTGCACTAACAGGTGTTACCCGTATGAGGGTGAGGGTACAATTCTCAACATTATTTACCGGAGGAAATGCCTGTAATGCCCTGGCATTTGGAGAAACCGAAGATTACCTGGTAAATATTTTACCCTGTATCCCTGTTACCGTTACGGAGCAACCCACAAGCCAATCAACAGCTTGCGGACAGGACGCCAGCTTCCATATAGGATTGGCTGGTAGCAGCCCATCAGTGTTCTGGGAATATAGAACAAGTGCTTCTGCCAACTGGCAAAATGTACCCAACTCAGCACCTTACAGTGATGTAAATACTGCAACACTTTTAATAACAAATGCACCTGGTTCAATAAATGGATACCAATACCGTGCAGTTTACCAGGGTGGCTGCGCCGCAGTTGATTTTAGTAGTGTGGTAACATTATCTATCACTCCTTTAAATCCTGTGGTAAATCCTCCATCTGCAAATATTTGCAGCGGAACCATTCAACAATTATCTTTAACAAATACCGTTTCCTCTGTACAAACAACTACGTTTGTTGCAACAGGTTTACCGGTTAATATTCCGGATAATACCTTCCCAATAACCAATGCTTTAGCAGTTCCTATACAAGTTTCGGGAATACCGGCAGGCTCTATTATCCAAAATATTGGTATTAAATTTACATTACCTCATACATGGGTAGGTGATGTTGTGATGAACCTGCAAGCGCCAAACAACACTTCATTAAGCATGTTTGCATTATTGGATAATGCTTCAGGTAGTAATGGTACTGCAAACTTTACCAATACAACAATTGATTCTATTTCAACCACAGCTATAAGTGGCGCACCTGCTCCAAGAACGGGTAGCTTTGGCGCAGAAAGATGGTTGATTACCAATCCAAGTTTTGGTAATATCGCTACAACAAATACTACGTGGGCAGGTTTATTATCTACCATCAACGGTACCTGGAACATACTTGTAGCAGACCTTGGTGGCGGTGATGTAGGTAGTGTAAATGCAGCTGAATTATTCATTACTTATACTGCACCAAACTTTGCACAAGGTGTATGGACAGGCCCTGCAGGTACAATATTTACGGATGCATCAGCAACTACTCCTTACACCGGAACTCCTGCAACTACAGTTTATGTACTACCTACTGCAGCAGGTGTAAACAATTATAATGTAAGTTTCAGTACAGCTACATGTCAATCAACTGTAGCTACAGTACCCGTAACCGTTAATGAAGCCATTTCCGGTACTTCTACAGTAGATAACCAGGCAGCATGCGATGGCAGTAGTGTTACCTTTACTGCCTCAGAACCAGAAGGTGGTTCTATAATTAATCACCAATGGTATTTAAGTACAAATGGAGGAGCAACCTTTACTGCATTAAGTAATGGTGGCGGATATAGCGGTGTCACAACAAGTTCATTGAGCATTAGCTCAATTAACCCCGATATGAATGGCTATGTATATTACGATTCAATGTATGTACCTATTTGTAACAGCGTTTTGCAGGCTACAGCAGGCACATTAACCGTATATCCAAACCCAACACTTGTTGTTGCAGCCAATCCCTACTCTGCTTTGTTCCCCGGCCTCACTACTACATTATCAGTTGCTACATCACCCAATGCTGCAGAATCTATTGAATGGATATATGATGGATCTGTGGCAGGTACACAAGCAAACCTGCCTGTTGATGTAGATCATCTTGGTAATTACTATGCTGTAGTAGAAGACGTAAATGGTTGTATGGCCACTTCTGCATCTTATACTATTAGAGATTCTGCAACAGCTACACTATTTATTTATCCTAGCCCGGCACCTAACGGACAATTTAATGTGAGGTATCACAGTATTACCAACCAGGGTGGCCGCACTTTAAATGTATTTGATAGTAAAGGTGCAAGGGTGTACAGCAAAATTTTCACAATATTTGGTCCATATACCAATATGCCTGTAAACCTTTCTAATTTAAGTAAAGGAATTTATACAGTTGAGCTTGCCGACAGAGGTGGCAAACGTATAAAAACAGGAAGAGTACTTGTTTTGTAA
- a CDS encoding 1-acyl-sn-glycerol-3-phosphate acyltransferase produces MQKLFYSIKNSSIVKGLVYGFVGIFTYPGLNIINRMKIYGMENLKNLPRNNVLFVSNHQTYFADVISFIHIFCASRWRKKNRLGLPYYLLWPFTRIKYVAAEETMKANWLTKLFTLAGAITVKRTWRAEGQEVRRGLDPSDTRKITEALQKNWVITFPQGTTKPFAPGRKGTAFIIKQNQPVVVPVVINGYWRAFNKKGLKFKKKGSQLSVTFKEPMYIDYNDTAENILDKVMDAIEQSKKYMLKGKHHLMSLADK; encoded by the coding sequence ATGCAAAAACTTTTTTATTCTATCAAAAACTCATCAATTGTAAAAGGGCTGGTGTATGGTTTTGTTGGCATTTTTACATATCCCGGCTTAAATATTATTAACCGTATGAAAATTTACGGCATGGAAAACCTAAAAAATCTTCCCCGTAATAATGTACTATTTGTTAGCAACCATCAAACCTATTTTGCCGATGTAATTAGTTTTATACATATTTTTTGTGCATCCCGCTGGCGAAAAAAAAACAGGCTTGGATTGCCCTATTACCTATTATGGCCTTTTACCCGTATAAAATATGTTGCCGCAGAAGAAACCATGAAGGCAAATTGGCTTACCAAATTATTTACACTTGCGGGCGCCATTACGGTAAAGCGTACCTGGCGTGCCGAAGGCCAGGAAGTAAGGCGTGGATTGGACCCGTCGGACACCAGGAAAATTACTGAAGCTTTGCAAAAAAATTGGGTAATTACTTTTCCGCAGGGTACTACTAAACCATTTGCACCAGGCCGCAAAGGAACCGCATTTATTATAAAACAAAATCAACCTGTAGTGGTACCTGTGGTAATTAATGGTTACTGGAGGGCATTTAATAAAAAAGGGCTAAAGTTTAAAAAGAAGGGTTCGCAGCTTTCCGTAACCTTTAAAGAGCCTATGTATATTGATTACAACGATACTGCCGAAAATATTTTAGACAAAGTAATGGATGCCATTGAGCAAAGTAAAAAATATATGCTCAAAGGCAAGCACCATTTAATGAGCCTTGCCGATAAGTAA
- the rpsA gene encoding 30S ribosomal protein S1 → MSFNIIKQLNAEEQEPKAAENAEATASTNELVQETTTTEATPETAHDDFDWSRDKRNVSAYSQDEKEKYDKVYESTFRQINDGEMIMATIESLTKTDAVVNIGFKSDGLISLNEFRDIPGGVKVGEVVEVMVVEKEDRDGNLNLSRKSARITRAWERIVEVNKTGEIVTGCVTSKTKGGLIVDVFGLETFLPGSQIDVKPVTDYDQFVGKTMEFKVVKINEAIKNAVVSHKALIESDIEAQRAEIIGKLEKGQVLEGTIKNITDFGAFLDLGGLDGLLYITDISWGRIIHPAEVLKMDQKLNVVVLDFDDDKKRISLGLKQLTPHPWDTLAENLKEGEIIKGKVVNIEDYGAFLEINPGVEGLVHVSEITWANTPINAKEFFKIGDEYEAKVVTLDKETRKMSLSIKQLTEDPWSTIENRFPEGSKHKGIVKNITPYGVFVELATGIGGMIHISDLSWLKRFNNPNEYTKVGNEIESIILSIDKEGRKLQLGHKQIEEDPWVGLQEIFTIGSVHEGTVIKKDDKGAMVLLPYGLEGYTPARHLMKEDGKSIGMDEIANFMVLEFEKADKRIVLSHSRLWEQEKEEEKQAHIKEKKAEAEVTKKVVKNIQNKVEKATLGDLSALADIKAKLDNESPASAEDNKEA, encoded by the coding sequence ATGTCATTCAATATTATTAAACAATTAAACGCAGAAGAACAGGAGCCAAAAGCTGCCGAAAATGCTGAAGCTACTGCGTCAACAAATGAGCTTGTTCAGGAAACCACTACAACAGAAGCAACACCAGAAACTGCCCATGATGACTTTGACTGGAGCAGGGATAAAAGAAATGTTTCTGCTTATTCGCAGGATGAAAAAGAAAAGTACGACAAAGTTTATGAGTCTACTTTCAGACAAATTAACGATGGTGAAATGATTATGGCAACCATTGAATCATTAACCAAAACCGATGCTGTAGTAAATATTGGGTTTAAAAGCGATGGTTTAATTTCCCTTAATGAATTCAGAGATATACCAGGTGGTGTAAAGGTAGGAGAAGTAGTAGAAGTAATGGTTGTAGAAAAAGAAGACAGGGATGGTAACTTAAACCTTAGCCGTAAATCGGCCCGTATTACCCGTGCTTGGGAAAGAATTGTGGAAGTAAACAAAACCGGCGAAATTGTTACTGGTTGCGTTACCAGCAAAACCAAAGGCGGGCTTATTGTGGATGTATTTGGTTTAGAAACTTTTCTTCCCGGTTCTCAAATAGATGTAAAACCTGTAACCGATTACGATCAGTTTGTGGGTAAAACTATGGAATTTAAAGTTGTAAAAATTAATGAAGCCATTAAGAACGCAGTAGTGAGCCATAAAGCGCTTATAGAAAGCGATATTGAAGCACAAAGGGCAGAAATTATTGGTAAGCTTGAAAAAGGGCAGGTACTTGAAGGAACTATCAAAAACATTACCGACTTTGGTGCGTTTCTTGACCTTGGCGGCTTAGATGGCTTGCTATACATTACTGATATTTCTTGGGGAAGAATTATCCATCCTGCAGAAGTGCTAAAGATGGACCAGAAATTAAATGTGGTGGTATTGGATTTTGATGATGATAAAAAACGCATCAGCCTTGGTTTAAAACAACTCACTCCTCACCCATGGGATACTTTGGCAGAAAACCTTAAAGAAGGTGAAATTATAAAAGGCAAAGTGGTAAATATTGAAGATTACGGCGCTTTTCTTGAAATTAACCCCGGCGTTGAAGGCCTGGTACACGTAAGTGAAATTACCTGGGCAAATACACCAATTAATGCTAAAGAATTCTTTAAAATAGGTGATGAATACGAAGCTAAAGTAGTAACCCTCGATAAAGAAACCCGTAAAATGAGCCTTTCTATTAAGCAATTGACAGAAGACCCATGGAGCACTATAGAAAACAGGTTCCCCGAAGGAAGTAAACACAAAGGCATTGTAAAAAATATTACACCCTATGGTGTATTTGTTGAATTAGCAACAGGTATTGGCGGAATGATTCACATTAGCGATTTAAGCTGGCTGAAACGTTTTAACAACCCTAACGAATATACCAAAGTGGGTAATGAAATTGAAAGCATCATCCTTAGCATTGATAAAGAAGGACGCAAATTACAATTGGGCCATAAACAAATTGAAGAAGATCCCTGGGTAGGTTTGCAGGAAATCTTCACTATTGGTTCTGTACATGAAGGCACTGTAATTAAAAAAGACGATAAAGGCGCTATGGTATTGTTACCATACGGTCTCGAAGGTTATACACCGGCCCGTCATTTAATGAAAGAAGATGGTAAATCTATAGGCATGGATGAAATAGCCAACTTTATGGTTTTAGAATTTGAAAAAGCAGACAAACGCATAGTACTTAGCCATAGCCGCTTGTGGGAGCAGGAAAAAGAAGAAGAAAAACAAGCCCACATTAAAGAAAAGAAAGCCGAAGCTGAAGTAACTAAAAAAGTGGTTAAAAATATCCAAAATAAAGTAGAAAAAGCTACGCTTGGTGACCTTAGCGCTTTAGCAGATATTAAAGCAAAGTTAGATAATGAATCACCTGCTTCAGCAGAAGATAATAAAGAAGCATAG
- a CDS encoding T9SS type A sorting domain-containing protein — protein MMQSKTTINKIKLSKLWTLTAITFLTLFTGLAGAQTYTNGPLSTGATSSTGTAAPTGYTWSEVQAGNTNAGFGANITAGFTVADDFTVPAGGWNLTTARFYAYSTGFAGTTSPFVDVRIQIFNTDPSVGSPTPIFGNLTTNRFVSSADANMYRIFNGAPGTTRRIWEIVANINTSLTPGTYWIEWQLGNGGISNFSPPATIVGQVTQAGWNGKQHDINAATWVNLLDGANAQDMPFKLDYNTGSCSGTPAPGNTIASATTICQNIPLNLSLQNATSGAGVTYQWQSSADGTTWTNITGATNATYTTTLTATTYFQCVVTCSGNNGTSTPVLINMVPCYCDAGASGSFERIGNVKLGTIDNSSTGGSGYQDFTAVSTDVIAGATMPFTVTSTNGFGGDRIKIWIDFNQDFDFTDPGEQVYLAPTNSAGPYNGTIIIPSGATLGATRMRIRLYDNTDSDNNGSCGTDNWGEVEDYTVNVTPCVPISVTTQPTSQSASCGQNATFSIALTGSAPSASWEYRTSASGIWQNVPNAAPYSGVNTNTLTITAVTSALEGYQYRAVFQGACTALDHSSIGTLTVTPLIADVNPPSATICAGTIQQLSLTNLTSTLQSSTFASGSVNLAIPSADDGSLFDSNVIPVSGIPAGSIITDFKVTLNVAHPWIGDACFVLKGPNGQVLNLDYFLTGTGGVDISTGFTNTVFSPLGTTVLNAGTNPWTGLFKADAMTATVPTGFPPSGPVGYTPTTSTWNNLYSTLNGDWTLAFYDYFDASDDGTLNNWSITISYTSPTFAEGTWTGPAGTIFTDAAATIPYTGTPATTVYVLPTEGGVNNYDVSFSTAICQSSVTTVPVTVNIPLSGTSTVDDQSACEGTGTTFSSSTPENGQPVNHQWYMSTDGGATFTEVHNGGIYSGATTASLSISSVSMGMDGYVYYDSLYIPVCNSTLHSGNGTLTVHANPTPSLSANPSALFPGISTTINVNGASGSYTWNYNGSTIGNTSSSLPVNVDELGTYNVTVVDENGCEGSSSSITIRDSVTSTLFIYPNPTNNGQFNVRYYSNSNQGGRTINVFDSKGSRVYSNTFSIFGAYTNMPVNLSNLSKGVYTVELAERSGKRIKTGRILVL, from the coding sequence ATGATGCAATCCAAAACTACTATCAACAAAATTAAGTTGTCGAAATTATGGACATTAACAGCCATAACTTTCCTTACTTTATTTACAGGTTTGGCAGGAGCCCAAACATATACCAACGGCCCTTTAAGCACCGGAGCCACTTCATCTACAGGTACTGCCGCCCCTACAGGATATACCTGGAGCGAAGTTCAGGCAGGTAATACCAACGCCGGTTTTGGCGCCAATATTACTGCAGGCTTCACCGTTGCCGATGATTTTACTGTACCTGCAGGCGGCTGGAATTTAACTACAGCAAGATTTTATGCCTATTCTACAGGATTTGCTGGTACTACATCTCCTTTTGTAGATGTGAGAATACAAATTTTTAATACCGACCCTTCAGTAGGTTCACCTACGCCAATATTTGGCAACCTTACAACCAACAGGTTTGTATCTTCTGCAGATGCAAATATGTATCGCATATTTAATGGTGCACCTGGTACTACAAGGCGCATTTGGGAAATTGTTGCAAACATTAACACTTCACTTACCCCGGGTACATATTGGATAGAGTGGCAATTGGGTAATGGTGGTATCAGCAACTTTTCACCTCCGGCAACAATTGTGGGCCAGGTAACCCAGGCAGGGTGGAACGGCAAACAACATGACATAAATGCTGCTACCTGGGTAAATTTATTAGATGGTGCTAATGCACAGGACATGCCATTTAAACTCGATTATAATACCGGTTCATGTTCCGGTACGCCAGCTCCTGGTAATACTATTGCAAGCGCAACTACAATTTGCCAAAATATTCCTTTAAACTTAAGTTTACAAAATGCCACTTCCGGTGCAGGAGTTACCTACCAATGGCAATCTTCAGCAGATGGAACAACCTGGACAAATATAACAGGAGCAACAAATGCTACTTATACCACTACACTTACAGCCACAACATATTTTCAATGCGTTGTTACCTGTAGTGGTAACAATGGCACTTCAACACCGGTACTTATTAATATGGTACCCTGCTATTGCGATGCAGGTGCATCGGGCAGTTTTGAAAGAATTGGAAACGTAAAATTAGGAACTATTGATAATAGCTCAACAGGCGGCAGCGGATACCAGGATTTTACCGCTGTTTCTACAGATGTAATTGCCGGAGCAACCATGCCTTTTACCGTAACTTCAACAAATGGTTTTGGTGGAGACAGGATAAAAATATGGATTGATTTTAACCAGGATTTTGACTTTACAGATCCGGGTGAACAAGTGTATTTAGCGCCTACAAACAGTGCAGGACCATACAATGGCACCATCATCATTCCTTCCGGTGCTACCCTTGGTGCAACAAGAATGAGAATACGGTTGTATGATAATACAGATAGCGATAATAATGGATCATGCGGTACCGATAATTGGGGTGAAGTAGAAGATTACACCGTAAATGTTACTCCTTGTGTTCCAATAAGCGTTACAACGCAACCAACAAGTCAATCGGCAAGTTGCGGACAAAATGCAACATTCTCTATAGCATTAACCGGAAGCGCACCTTCGGCTTCATGGGAGTACAGGACAAGTGCTAGCGGCATTTGGCAAAATGTACCTAATGCTGCACCCTATAGCGGTGTAAATACCAACACACTAACGATTACTGCAGTTACATCAGCATTAGAGGGATATCAATACCGTGCCGTATTTCAGGGGGCATGTACTGCATTAGACCACAGCAGTATAGGGACTTTAACAGTTACGCCTTTAATTGCCGATGTTAATCCACCATCTGCAACAATTTGTGCAGGTACTATTCAGCAATTATCATTAACCAATTTAACTTCTACCCTGCAATCTTCCACCTTTGCTTCAGGTAGTGTAAACCTTGCAATACCTTCTGCAGATGATGGAAGTTTATTTGATTCAAATGTGATACCTGTTTCCGGTATCCCTGCAGGCTCAATTATTACCGATTTTAAAGTAACATTAAATGTTGCACACCCATGGATTGGCGATGCATGTTTTGTGCTGAAAGGGCCAAACGGACAAGTATTAAACCTTGATTACTTCTTAACAGGAACTGGTGGAGTAGACATATCTACTGGTTTTACGAATACCGTATTTAGTCCTTTGGGAACCACTGTGCTAAATGCAGGCACAAACCCATGGACAGGGCTTTTCAAAGCAGATGCCATGACAGCTACTGTTCCAACTGGTTTCCCACCAAGCGGCCCTGTAGGATATACTCCAACTACCAGCACTTGGAATAATTTGTATAGTACCTTAAATGGCGACTGGACACTGGCATTTTATGATTATTTTGATGCATCGGATGATGGCACGCTTAACAACTGGAGCATCACTATTTCTTACACTTCTCCAACTTTTGCAGAAGGAACATGGACAGGCCCTGCAGGTACCATCTTTACCGATGCAGCCGCAACCATTCCTTACACAGGCACACCTGCAACTACTGTATATGTATTGCCTACAGAAGGCGGCGTAAACAATTATGATGTAAGCTTCAGTACTGCTATTTGCCAATCAAGTGTAACAACCGTTCCTGTTACTGTAAACATTCCTTTAAGCGGAACATCAACAGTAGATGATCAATCAGCGTGTGAAGGAACAGGTACTACATTTAGTTCATCTACACCCGAAAACGGCCAGCCGGTAAATCACCAATGGTATATGAGTACCGATGGTGGAGCAACCTTTACTGAAGTACATAACGGTGGAATTTACAGTGGGGCTACCACAGCATCACTTTCCATTAGCAGTGTTTCAATGGGTATGGATGGATATGTTTATTATGATTCTTTATACATACCTGTATGTAACAGTACACTCCATTCAGGAAACGGAACCCTTACCGTACATGCAAATCCAACACCGTCTTTATCAGCAAATCCATCTGCTTTATTCCCGGGAATAAGCACAACGATTAATGTAAATGGCGCATCCGGAAGCTATACCTGGAATTACAATGGATCAACTATTGGAAATACCAGCTCAAGCTTACCTGTAAATGTAGATGAATTAGGTACTTATAATGTAACTGTGGTAGATGAAAATGGATGCGAAGGCTCCTCTTCATCAATAACCATTAGGGATTCCGTAACGTCAACCTTATTCATTTATCCTAATCCAACAAATAATGGTCAGTTTAATGTAAGGTATTACAGTAATTCTAACCAGGGTGGCCGTACGATAAATGTATTTGACAGCAAAGGATCCAGAGTTTACTCCAACACATTTTCAATTTTTGGAGCGTATACCAATATGCCCGTTAATCTTTCAAACCTTAGTAAAGGTGTTTACACCGTAGAACTGGCAGAAAGAAGCGGAAAGCGTATTAAAACAGGAAGAATATTAGTTTTATAA